From Clupea harengus unplaced genomic scaffold, Ch_v2.0.2, whole genome shotgun sequence, a single genomic window includes:
- the LOC122131586 gene encoding caspase-8-like isoform X3 — MDNNLQLLLKIDHELNSAEVASLKFLCSDVVGKKHLEIVSDANDLFVRLNEQDRMNGDMMFLQELLFTIKRFDLLRDMGSSEQQVLTSLQKGRDFYDGLSSYRKMLFDVAENMTSEKLSSFKFLVNLPRGKLEASATILDVFTEMEKQQQLTEDDVEKLEQILNHCDKQLAGKVEEYRLSKTGDSSRHEQENNLLPESMNLSVETRREEDYQNTPRNRSQSVVSDAGPVINDQDDSYPMNSKPRGICLIINNDKFHRHPDRKGTDKDENDLQRVFEWLHFTVNVKKDLTGQEMEFVVQEYANKSHSAYDALVVCVLSHGMEGTVLGVDGEEVPIKQLYRPFTACRTLTGKPKLFFIQACQGGAYQKGQIVEDGPNEQLGERFEEDALNPMLHKPSVAAEADVLIGMSTVEEFKSFRHTTFGSIYIQALCRALESGCPKKEDLLTILTRVNNEISKRDYNTYKQMPQPKYTLTRKLVLPVD, encoded by the exons ATGGATAACAACCTGCAGCTACTGTTGAAGATTGACCACGAGCTGAACTCGGCAGAGGTGGCTTCCCTCAAGTTCCTCTGCAGTGATGTTGTAGGCAAGAAACACCTGGAGATCGTCAGTGATGCCAATGATCTCTTTGTGCGTCTGAACGAACAAGATCGGATGAACGGTGACATGATGTTCCTGCAAGAGCTTCTTTTCACCATCAAACGCTTTGATCTGTTGCGGGACATGGGGTCATCTGAGCAGCAGGTGTTAACTTCACTCCAAAAGGGCAGAGATTTTTATGATGGCCTGTCTTCCTACAG AAAGATGCTTTTTGATGTAGCTGAAAACATGACAAGTGAAAAACTGTCCTCCTTCAAGTTCCTGGTGAATCTGCCCCGAGGGAAACTAGAAGCCTCTGCA ACCATCCTGGATGTTTTTACTGAAATggagaaacagcagcagcttACTGAGGACGATGTGGAGAAGCTGGAACAAATCCTAAATCACTGTGATAAGCAGCTGGCTGGCAAGGTGGAAGAGTACAGGCTATCTAAAACAG GTGATAGTAGTCGCCATGAACAGGAAAACAATCTTCTTCCAGAGTCCATG AACCTGAGTGTTGAGACACGTAGAGAAGAGGACTATCAAAACACACCTC GTAACCGTAGTCAGAGTGTCGTATCAGATGCAGGACCAGTGATAAATGAC CAGGACGATTCATATCCAATGAACTCTAAACCCCGTGGAATCTGTTTGATTATCAATAATGACAAATTTCATCGCCATCCAGACCGAAAAGGAACagacaaggatgaaa atGACTTGCAGAGAGTATTTGAATGGCTGCACTTTACAGTAAATGTCAAGAAGGACCTGACTGGTCAAGAAATGGAATTCGTTGTGCAAGAATATGCTAACAAGAGCCACTCTGCTTATGATGCTCTTGTCGTCTGCGTTCTCTCCCACGGGATGGAAGGCACTGTGCTGGGTGTAGATGGGGAAGAAGTACCCATCAAGCAACTCTACAGGCCTTTTACTGCCTGTCGTACACTGACCGGCAAGCCTAAGCTGTTCTTCATTCAGGCGTGCCAGGGTGGTGCGTATCAAAAAGGCCAAATAGTAGAGGATGGACCTAACGAGCAACTGGGTGAGCGGTTTGAGGAAGACGCTCTAAACCCAATGCTCCATAAGCCGTCTGTCGCTGCCGAGGCAGATGTGTTGATTGGAATGTCAACAGTTGAGGAATTTAAATCATTCCGTCATACCACATTCGGGTCCATCTACATCCAGGCACTCTGCAGGGCGTTGGAATCAGGCTGCCCAAA gAAGGAGGATTTGCTGACTATCCTTACACGTGTGAACAATGAAATCAGCAAACGTGACTACAATACCTACAAGCAGATGCCTCAGCCCAAATACACACTGACCAGGAAGCTGGTTTTACCTGTGGACTAG
- the LOC122131586 gene encoding caspase-8-like isoform X4 has translation MDNNLQLLLKIDHELNSAEVASLKFLCSDVVGKKHLEIVSDANDLFVRLNEQDRMNGDMMFLQELLFTIKRFDLLRDMGSSEQQVLTSLQKGRDFYDGLSSYRKMLFDVAENMTSEKLSSFKFLVNLPRGKLEASATILDVFTEMEKQQQLTEDDVEKLEQILNHCDKQLAGKVEEYRLSKTGDSSRHEQENNLLPESMNLSVETRREEDYQNTPRNRSQSVVSDAGPVINDDDSYPMNSKPRGICLIINNDKFHRHPDRKGTDKDENDLQRVFEWLHFTVNVKKDLTGQEMEFVVQEYANKSHSAYDALVVCVLSHGMEGTVLGVDGEEVPIKQLYRPFTACRTLTGKPKLFFIQACQGGAYQKGQIVEDGPNEQLGERFEEDALNPMLHKPSVAAEADVLIGMSTVEEFKSFRHTTFGSIYIQALCRALESGCPKKEDLLTILTRVNNEISKRDYNTYKQMPQPKYTLTRKLVLPVD, from the exons ATGGATAACAACCTGCAGCTACTGTTGAAGATTGACCACGAGCTGAACTCGGCAGAGGTGGCTTCCCTCAAGTTCCTCTGCAGTGATGTTGTAGGCAAGAAACACCTGGAGATCGTCAGTGATGCCAATGATCTCTTTGTGCGTCTGAACGAACAAGATCGGATGAACGGTGACATGATGTTCCTGCAAGAGCTTCTTTTCACCATCAAACGCTTTGATCTGTTGCGGGACATGGGGTCATCTGAGCAGCAGGTGTTAACTTCACTCCAAAAGGGCAGAGATTTTTATGATGGCCTGTCTTCCTACAG AAAGATGCTTTTTGATGTAGCTGAAAACATGACAAGTGAAAAACTGTCCTCCTTCAAGTTCCTGGTGAATCTGCCCCGAGGGAAACTAGAAGCCTCTGCA ACCATCCTGGATGTTTTTACTGAAATggagaaacagcagcagcttACTGAGGACGATGTGGAGAAGCTGGAACAAATCCTAAATCACTGTGATAAGCAGCTGGCTGGCAAGGTGGAAGAGTACAGGCTATCTAAAACAG GTGATAGTAGTCGCCATGAACAGGAAAACAATCTTCTTCCAGAGTCCATG AACCTGAGTGTTGAGACACGTAGAGAAGAGGACTATCAAAACACACCTC GTAACCGTAGTCAGAGTGTCGTATCAGATGCAGGACCAGTGATAAATGAC GACGATTCATATCCAATGAACTCTAAACCCCGTGGAATCTGTTTGATTATCAATAATGACAAATTTCATCGCCATCCAGACCGAAAAGGAACagacaaggatgaaa atGACTTGCAGAGAGTATTTGAATGGCTGCACTTTACAGTAAATGTCAAGAAGGACCTGACTGGTCAAGAAATGGAATTCGTTGTGCAAGAATATGCTAACAAGAGCCACTCTGCTTATGATGCTCTTGTCGTCTGCGTTCTCTCCCACGGGATGGAAGGCACTGTGCTGGGTGTAGATGGGGAAGAAGTACCCATCAAGCAACTCTACAGGCCTTTTACTGCCTGTCGTACACTGACCGGCAAGCCTAAGCTGTTCTTCATTCAGGCGTGCCAGGGTGGTGCGTATCAAAAAGGCCAAATAGTAGAGGATGGACCTAACGAGCAACTGGGTGAGCGGTTTGAGGAAGACGCTCTAAACCCAATGCTCCATAAGCCGTCTGTCGCTGCCGAGGCAGATGTGTTGATTGGAATGTCAACAGTTGAGGAATTTAAATCATTCCGTCATACCACATTCGGGTCCATCTACATCCAGGCACTCTGCAGGGCGTTGGAATCAGGCTGCCCAAA gAAGGAGGATTTGCTGACTATCCTTACACGTGTGAACAATGAAATCAGCAAACGTGACTACAATACCTACAAGCAGATGCCTCAGCCCAAATACACACTGACCAGGAAGCTGGTTTTACCTGTGGACTAG
- the LOC122131586 gene encoding caspase-8-like isoform X1, whose protein sequence is MDNNLQLLLKIDHELNSAEVASLKFLCSDVVGKKHLEIVSDANDLFVRLNEQDRMNGDMMFLQELLFTIKRFDLLRDMGSSEQQVLTSLQKGRDFYDGLSSYRKMLFDVAENMTSEKLSSFKFLVNLPRGKLEASATILDVFTEMEKQQQLTEDDVEKLEQILNHCDKQLAGKVEEYRLSKTGDSSRHEQENNLLPESMKNLSVETRREEDYQNTPRNRSQSVVSDAGPVINDQDDSYPMNSKPRGICLIINNDKFHRHPDRKGTDKDENDLQRVFEWLHFTVNVKKDLTGQEMEFVVQEYANKSHSAYDALVVCVLSHGMEGTVLGVDGEEVPIKQLYRPFTACRTLTGKPKLFFIQACQGGAYQKGQIVEDGPNEQLGERFEEDALNPMLHKPSVAAEADVLIGMSTVEEFKSFRHTTFGSIYIQALCRALESGCPKKEDLLTILTRVNNEISKRDYNTYKQMPQPKYTLTRKLVLPVD, encoded by the exons ATGGATAACAACCTGCAGCTACTGTTGAAGATTGACCACGAGCTGAACTCGGCAGAGGTGGCTTCCCTCAAGTTCCTCTGCAGTGATGTTGTAGGCAAGAAACACCTGGAGATCGTCAGTGATGCCAATGATCTCTTTGTGCGTCTGAACGAACAAGATCGGATGAACGGTGACATGATGTTCCTGCAAGAGCTTCTTTTCACCATCAAACGCTTTGATCTGTTGCGGGACATGGGGTCATCTGAGCAGCAGGTGTTAACTTCACTCCAAAAGGGCAGAGATTTTTATGATGGCCTGTCTTCCTACAG AAAGATGCTTTTTGATGTAGCTGAAAACATGACAAGTGAAAAACTGTCCTCCTTCAAGTTCCTGGTGAATCTGCCCCGAGGGAAACTAGAAGCCTCTGCA ACCATCCTGGATGTTTTTACTGAAATggagaaacagcagcagcttACTGAGGACGATGTGGAGAAGCTGGAACAAATCCTAAATCACTGTGATAAGCAGCTGGCTGGCAAGGTGGAAGAGTACAGGCTATCTAAAACAG GTGATAGTAGTCGCCATGAACAGGAAAACAATCTTCTTCCAGAGTCCATG AAGAACCTGAGTGTTGAGACACGTAGAGAAGAGGACTATCAAAACACACCTC GTAACCGTAGTCAGAGTGTCGTATCAGATGCAGGACCAGTGATAAATGAC CAGGACGATTCATATCCAATGAACTCTAAACCCCGTGGAATCTGTTTGATTATCAATAATGACAAATTTCATCGCCATCCAGACCGAAAAGGAACagacaaggatgaaa atGACTTGCAGAGAGTATTTGAATGGCTGCACTTTACAGTAAATGTCAAGAAGGACCTGACTGGTCAAGAAATGGAATTCGTTGTGCAAGAATATGCTAACAAGAGCCACTCTGCTTATGATGCTCTTGTCGTCTGCGTTCTCTCCCACGGGATGGAAGGCACTGTGCTGGGTGTAGATGGGGAAGAAGTACCCATCAAGCAACTCTACAGGCCTTTTACTGCCTGTCGTACACTGACCGGCAAGCCTAAGCTGTTCTTCATTCAGGCGTGCCAGGGTGGTGCGTATCAAAAAGGCCAAATAGTAGAGGATGGACCTAACGAGCAACTGGGTGAGCGGTTTGAGGAAGACGCTCTAAACCCAATGCTCCATAAGCCGTCTGTCGCTGCCGAGGCAGATGTGTTGATTGGAATGTCAACAGTTGAGGAATTTAAATCATTCCGTCATACCACATTCGGGTCCATCTACATCCAGGCACTCTGCAGGGCGTTGGAATCAGGCTGCCCAAA gAAGGAGGATTTGCTGACTATCCTTACACGTGTGAACAATGAAATCAGCAAACGTGACTACAATACCTACAAGCAGATGCCTCAGCCCAAATACACACTGACCAGGAAGCTGGTTTTACCTGTGGACTAG
- the LOC122131586 gene encoding caspase-8-like isoform X2: MDNNLQLLLKIDHELNSAEVASLKFLCSDVVGKKHLEIVSDANDLFVRLNEQDRMNGDMMFLQELLFTIKRFDLLRDMGSSEQQVLTSLQKGRDFYDGLSSYRKMLFDVAENMTSEKLSSFKFLVNLPRGKLEASATILDVFTEMEKQQQLTEDDVEKLEQILNHCDKQLAGKVEEYRLSKTGDSSRHEQENNLLPESMKNLSVETRREEDYQNTPRNRSQSVVSDAGPVINDDDSYPMNSKPRGICLIINNDKFHRHPDRKGTDKDENDLQRVFEWLHFTVNVKKDLTGQEMEFVVQEYANKSHSAYDALVVCVLSHGMEGTVLGVDGEEVPIKQLYRPFTACRTLTGKPKLFFIQACQGGAYQKGQIVEDGPNEQLGERFEEDALNPMLHKPSVAAEADVLIGMSTVEEFKSFRHTTFGSIYIQALCRALESGCPKKEDLLTILTRVNNEISKRDYNTYKQMPQPKYTLTRKLVLPVD, translated from the exons ATGGATAACAACCTGCAGCTACTGTTGAAGATTGACCACGAGCTGAACTCGGCAGAGGTGGCTTCCCTCAAGTTCCTCTGCAGTGATGTTGTAGGCAAGAAACACCTGGAGATCGTCAGTGATGCCAATGATCTCTTTGTGCGTCTGAACGAACAAGATCGGATGAACGGTGACATGATGTTCCTGCAAGAGCTTCTTTTCACCATCAAACGCTTTGATCTGTTGCGGGACATGGGGTCATCTGAGCAGCAGGTGTTAACTTCACTCCAAAAGGGCAGAGATTTTTATGATGGCCTGTCTTCCTACAG AAAGATGCTTTTTGATGTAGCTGAAAACATGACAAGTGAAAAACTGTCCTCCTTCAAGTTCCTGGTGAATCTGCCCCGAGGGAAACTAGAAGCCTCTGCA ACCATCCTGGATGTTTTTACTGAAATggagaaacagcagcagcttACTGAGGACGATGTGGAGAAGCTGGAACAAATCCTAAATCACTGTGATAAGCAGCTGGCTGGCAAGGTGGAAGAGTACAGGCTATCTAAAACAG GTGATAGTAGTCGCCATGAACAGGAAAACAATCTTCTTCCAGAGTCCATG AAGAACCTGAGTGTTGAGACACGTAGAGAAGAGGACTATCAAAACACACCTC GTAACCGTAGTCAGAGTGTCGTATCAGATGCAGGACCAGTGATAAATGAC GACGATTCATATCCAATGAACTCTAAACCCCGTGGAATCTGTTTGATTATCAATAATGACAAATTTCATCGCCATCCAGACCGAAAAGGAACagacaaggatgaaa atGACTTGCAGAGAGTATTTGAATGGCTGCACTTTACAGTAAATGTCAAGAAGGACCTGACTGGTCAAGAAATGGAATTCGTTGTGCAAGAATATGCTAACAAGAGCCACTCTGCTTATGATGCTCTTGTCGTCTGCGTTCTCTCCCACGGGATGGAAGGCACTGTGCTGGGTGTAGATGGGGAAGAAGTACCCATCAAGCAACTCTACAGGCCTTTTACTGCCTGTCGTACACTGACCGGCAAGCCTAAGCTGTTCTTCATTCAGGCGTGCCAGGGTGGTGCGTATCAAAAAGGCCAAATAGTAGAGGATGGACCTAACGAGCAACTGGGTGAGCGGTTTGAGGAAGACGCTCTAAACCCAATGCTCCATAAGCCGTCTGTCGCTGCCGAGGCAGATGTGTTGATTGGAATGTCAACAGTTGAGGAATTTAAATCATTCCGTCATACCACATTCGGGTCCATCTACATCCAGGCACTCTGCAGGGCGTTGGAATCAGGCTGCCCAAA gAAGGAGGATTTGCTGACTATCCTTACACGTGTGAACAATGAAATCAGCAAACGTGACTACAATACCTACAAGCAGATGCCTCAGCCCAAATACACACTGACCAGGAAGCTGGTTTTACCTGTGGACTAG
- the LOC122131587 gene encoding caspase-8-like: protein MDFIRSKKTSLIDVLSTDASFILQHVQSKNLITRREYSYLQSMSQHGEKTAVELLDKLMNKNDQYCKDFISLLRENEILNTFPELRGLLPLHRDGPHQQAVQSSAPDNSSQEAILDKAYKMTSSPRGVCIIINNVNFKQSQTRQGSNEDAEALKKVFTWLDFTVECHEDLTKDEMKTIVQECSQRAGGDCFVCCVLSHGEAKGVLGCDNEVLPIEDILTPLKGHNCQALAGKPKLFFIQACRGKRFQNEVKIHTDGSQEDNQGLDLDANPWEIISIPADADFLVSMSTVDEHYSIRHSTNGSWFIQSLCKRLEEGILRGDDILTVLTKVNDDVCQEEGFIRGKKAKQVPDQSFRLRKRLVFPAPKSSDL, encoded by the exons ATGGATTTTATTCGTTccaaaaaaacatctttgatAGATGTTCTCTCCACTGATGCCAGTTTCATTTTGCAACATGTTCAGAGCAAAAATCTCATTACTCGACGGGAGTACAGTTACCTTCAAAGCATGTCACAACATGGTGAGAAGACTGCAGTCGAGCTGCTGGACAAACTGATGAACAAAAATGACCAGTACTGCAAGGATTTTATTTCTCTGTTGAGAGAAAATGAAATCCTCAACACCTTTCCTGAATTGAGAGGGCTCCTCCCCCTTCACCGAGATGGCCCCCATCAACAGGCTGTTCAGTCATCTGCACCAG ATAATTCATCCCAGGAGGCcatcttg GACAAGGCATACAAGATGACTAGCAGTCCTCGTGGCGTCTGTATAATCATCAATAATGTGAACTTTAAACAATCTCAAACACGACAAGGGTCTAATGAAGATGCAG AAGCCTTGAAAAAAGTCTTCACCTGGCTGGATTTTACAGTGGAATGCCACGAAGACCTGACCAAAGACGAAATGAAGACCATTGTACAGGAGTGCAGTCAGAGGGCTGGTGGAGACTGCTTCGTCTGTTGTGTTCTCAGTCATGGAGAAGCAAagggtgtgttggggtgtgacaATGAAGTCCTTCCTATAGAAGACATACTCACCCCCTTGAAAGGGCACAACTGCCAGGCCCTTGCTGGAAAGCCTAAACTCTTCTTCATCCAGGCTTGTCGAGGGAAACGTTTTCAGAACGAAGTGAAAATCCACACCGACGGCTCTCAGGAAGACAACCAGGGATTGGACCTGGATGCTAACCCAtgggaaattatctccatcccAGCAGATGCTGACTTCCTTGTCTCCATGTCTACTGTGGACGAGCACTACTCTATTAGGCACTCCACCAACGGCTCATGGTTTATACAGTCTCTATGCAAGCGGCTCGAAGAAGGCATACTCAG GGGGGATGACATCTTGACTGTTCTTACCAAAGTCAATGATGATGTCTGCCAGGAGGAAGGCTTCATCAGGGGAAAGAAAGCCAAACAGGTCCCTGACCAGTCCTTCAGACTCCGGAAGCGGCTTGTTTTTCCAGCGCCTAAGAGTTCAGATCTGTAG